The following are encoded in a window of Impatiens glandulifera chromosome 5, dImpGla2.1, whole genome shotgun sequence genomic DNA:
- the LOC124939283 gene encoding uncharacterized mitochondrial protein AtMg00810-like, with product MEATHIKDGLFLSQSKYIDDILTRADMLQVKSLHTPVSVGSSLSKHDDPLSDLFLYRSIVGALQYLTLTRPEPLLSIELVNSCKLLHLLIGERLNAFFDIFVILLVMGSFFVQIHNSLLLPTLMLTGQDVPMIVVQQLDFVFF from the coding sequence ATGGAAGCCACTCATATCAAAGATGGcttatttctttctcaatccAAGTATATTGACGATATTCTCACTCGGGCTGATATGCTTCAAGTAAAGTCATTACACACTCCCGTCTCTGTTGGCTCATCCCTTTCTAAACATGATGATCCTTTATCTGATCTGTTTCTCTATCGTAGTATAGTAGGGGCTCTACAATATCTTACACTAACTCGTCCTGAGCCTTTGTTGTCAATCGAGCTTGTCAATTCATGCAAACTCCTACATCTTCTCATTGGGGAGCGGTTAAATGCATTCTTCGATATCTTCGTCATACTCCTCGTCATGGGATCTTTCTTTGTCCAAATTCATAATTCACTCTTGCTGCCTACTCTAATGTTGACTGGGCAGGATGTCCCGATGATCGTCGTTCAACaactggattttgtatttttctag